In the genome of Magnolia sinica isolate HGM2019 chromosome 2, MsV1, whole genome shotgun sequence, one region contains:
- the LOC131237527 gene encoding subtilisin-like protease SBT3 → MSVSMAHHIITPSMLLSFLFFLIHVATSSLADERRPYIIHMDKSAIPAPFATHDSWYTSTISSLSAPDSIAAVHLYTYNHVLNGFSAVLSQAQLNELEKMPGHLATYPETHAQLHTTHTPQFLGLNRHAGLWPTANFGDDVIIGIIDSGIWPESEMFSDEGMPPVPERWKGACETGTEFNSSNCNRKLIGARSFSKGLKEGGLNISKIDDYDSPRDYDGHGTHTASTAAGSRTRNADYFGYAKGTAVGVAPMARLAIYKVLFSTDTLESGTTDILAGMDQAIADGVDLMSLSLGLPVLLPYDEDVIALGAFAAMERGIFVSCSAGNSGPQAYTIENGAPWITTVAAGTIDRDYAASITLGDGITTVQGNSFYPESIYISGVPLYYGNGNASKEICDYYSLDPKDVAGKIVFCSFGKIQSQILEVNRTGAEGAIFATDSAKFLNPDDFFMPFVAISVKNGEIMKRYIMNTAQPPTVDIKFQMTVLGSKPAPQVARFSSRGPNIPSPWILKPDIVAPGVNILAAWVPNRGFQPIRDDYLVSEYALASGTSMSSPHVVGVAALLRAAHLDWSPAAIRSALMTTAYITDNTHGPILDMTNGTAATPFDYGAGHINPNKAMDPGLVYDLERQDYINFLCGLNYTTDRIKIITRGLNYTCTKATLDLNYPSFMVILNNTNSSSVVFSRVLTNVADSPSVYRAVVKAPTGMRVVVDPPELKFDSKYSKQGFTVSVQIDMAAVIVKSDYLGNYGFLSWYEDGGNHVVRTPIVSAFGP, encoded by the coding sequence ATGTCAGTATCCATGGCCCACCACATCATCACCCCTTCCATgctcctctccttcctcttctttctcATTCATGTGGCCACGTCATCGTTGGCCGATGAACGTCGGCCCTACATCATCCACATGGACAAATCGGCCATTCCAGCTCCCTTCGCCACCCATGATAGTTGGTACACGTCGACGATTTCATCCCTCTCCGCACCCGACAGCATTGCTGCGGTACACCTGTACACGTACAACCACGTGTTGAACGGCTTCAGTGCCGTGCTGTCGCAGGCCCAGCTCAATGAGCTGGAGAAAATGCCAGGTCACCTTGCCACGTACCCGGAGACACATGCCCAGCTCCATACCACACACACCCCTCAGTTTCTAGGCCTGAATAGGCATGCGGGCTTGTGGCCCACAGCCAACTTTGGCGACGATGTGATCATCGGCATCATCGACAGTGGTATCTGGCCGGAGAGCGAGATGTTCAGTGATGAGGGAATGCCGCCAGTACCTGAGAGATGGAAGGGAGCATGTGAGACTGGTACCGAGTTCAATTCTTCCAACTGCAACCGGAAACTCATTGGGGCACGCTCTTTCAGCAAAGGCCTCAAGGAAGGGGGCCTCAACATATCGAAGATCGATGACTATGATTCGCCAAGGGACTACGATGGGCATGGGACGCACACAGCATCCACGGCTGCAGGAAGCCGGACGCGTAATGCAGACTACTTCGGCTACGCTAAGGGCACGGCTGTTGGGGTTGCACCCATGGCCCGGCTTGCTATATACAAGGTCCTATTCTCCACAGACACATTGGAGTCAGGGACAACTGATATCCTCGCCGGCATGGACCAGGCAATtgcagacggtgtggatctgatgtCATTGTCATTGGGATTACCAGTGTTATTGCCGTACGACGAAGATGTGATTGCGCTGGGAGCCTTTGCAGCGATGGAGAGAGGGATCTTTGTGTCATGTTCGGCTGGAAATAGTGGGCCGCAAGCTTACACTATTGAAAACGGTGCCCCTTGGATCACGACGGTGGCTGCAGGGACCATTGATAGAGACTATGCAGCTTCGATCACTCTTGGCGATGGCATCACAACCGTACAAGGGAATTCATTCTATCCTGAGAGCATCTACATCTCTGGTGTTCCACTTTACTATGGAAATGGCAATGCTAGTAAGGAAATCTGTGATTACTACAGTCTTGATCCCAAAGACGTAGCTGGCAAGATCGTCTTTTGCTCGTTCGGGAAGATACAATCTCAGATATTGGAAGTGAATAGGACCGGCGCTGAAGGGGCGATCTTTGCCACTGATTCAGCCAAGTTCCTGAATCCTGATGACTTCTTCATGCCGTTCGTTGCGATCAGCGTCAAGAATGGAGAGATCATGAAGAGGTATATCATGAACACAGCCCAGCCTCCAACAGTGGATATTAAGTTCCAGATGACGGTGTTAGGATCCAAGCCAGCACCTCAGGTGGCCCGTTTCTCCTCACGTGGGCCCAATATTCCGAGCCCATGGATTTTGAAGCCTGACATAGTGGCCCCAGGAGTCAATATCCTGGCCGCATGGGTCCCCAACCGGGGGTTTCAACCGATCCGCGATGATTACTTGGTCTCAGAATATGCGCTGGCTTCTGGGACGTCCATGTCTTCTCCCCACGTTGTTGGTGTGGCTGCATTGCTACGTGCAGCCCACCTCGATTGGAGCCCAGCTGCCATCCGGTCTGCACTAATGACCACTGCATACATAACTGATAACACGCACGGCCCGATCCTAGATATGACCAACGGAACAGCCGCCACACCTTTTGATTATGGTGCAGGACACATCAATCCGAACAAGGCAATGGACCCCGGTCTAGTGTATGATCTCGAGCGCCAAGATTACATTAATTTCCTCTGCGGGCTAAACTACACGACCGACCGGATTAAGATCATCACCCGTGGATTGAATTACACTTGCACTAAGGCCACCCTCGATCTCAATTACCCATCGTTCATGGTGATCCTAAACAACACCAACTCATCCAGTGTGGTGTTCTCACGGGTCCTGACCAACGTCGCAGATTCTCCATCCGTATATCGTGCAGTCGTTAAAGCGCCAACCGGTATGAGAGTTGTGGTGGACCCACCAGAACTGAAATTCGATAGTAAATACAGTAAGCAGGGATTTACTGTGAGTGTCCAGATCGACATGGCAGCAGTTATAGTGAAGAGTGATTATTTAGGTAATTATGGATTTCTTAGTTGGTATGAAGATGGGGGAAATCATGTGGTGAGAACACCCATTGTTTCAGCCTTTGGgccatga